The DNA region TTTTCTTTGGAAGTGACGACGAGATTTCGTAGCTATTTCCAATTTGCAAGTTTGTTCCTCGAAGAATTTAGAATTCCAATTAGTTTTTATGGATGAGTAGTCACAGGAAAGGTTTGTGTTTTTGGTAACCTTTTCATGACACATCTTCCAAATCGTTCCCGAGGGAGTCCATCTATCATCCCGCACAAGTCCATAAACGGATGGTGGAATTCCTGGTAACAGCAGCGACATTAGGATCCACATTCCTAATGGATGTTTCAGGAATCCTAGATGATAATCCTTCATGAAGCTTTAGTCGGTTAACAACGTATTACACTATAACTGTCATCTACCAGACGTGAGAATGATCTGAAATAGTATACCGTGGACAAGGAAGAACTAACAGGTAGCAATGTATGAAACACTTCCTTGGAGTTCCCAGGCATTGTAATCATATGAATATATTTCACGTTTTAACAACGACAAGGAAGGAAACATTGACAATAATCAGAACCAGTGTGGCTTATATGGCTTGTAAAGTTCTCTTTTTAGGTTACATTAAATCACAATAAGCTAGATATACGTCTAAATACTTCCCCGTCCATAATTAGTAAGGAGATTTTTGTTATAGCGATTGTTTATTTGTTCACTTTTCTAATAACCATGGTTCCGAATCATAAATAAAGTCACATGCGACGTAACTGATCGAACATTTGGACATGCTGTTTTCTCTTCATAATGTAATGAAAACTGCAAAAATGATTTAAAGCCAACgacaaaaatgtataatactAAGTGAATATTAGTACTGACAATACTTTAACACGATGTAAAAACACCTTTGCATTTGGTGTGTTAGGTATGTTGATACACATGGCAATCAATGTTAATACTACTAATAATTGAAATGTGCTTGTATGCTACGATTGGCGTTTCGATATGACCAATAGACATATAGATATTATCAAGGACTTAGATGATATTCTTGAAATCATTATCATTGGCTATTCTGCCAACATACATTTTACGTTCTTGTTTTTCATTGGTAAATATtaaaacctatgtattggacCTTGTAGTTTCAAAGTGTGGGTACAATTTGGTCAGCGGTGTtcaataacatatcaaaagttcAGAGTGGAACTTGAAGGACAGGCTCAAAATGTCATGatttaacaataaatacccaccagtaagggcagacaactctgtaatatgattaTACACAATATTATTAGTCATTTATAACAAAAATCTTACTGCCAATGCAAAACATCCTGTTATCAAATAAATCGATTAACATGCACTTGATCATATTAGATTATAAAGTTTATCGTTTGTGACAAACAACTCCGAAGCCATTTTAACAATTAGAAATATTGCACCCATATGACTACCAACTTCTGTTTCACTTTCTATTATATTTGAAACACTACATGTGTGATAATGTAGAGACGTGATCCTTTCAGTGGTTAACACTAAACGTTACTGCCATCTGTAATGTCAAAagatatgtatattgtatgaaaTCATATTAAAAACTAACTCCAGAATTACACTGTCTGGTCTAAACAAGATCAAATTCTATATAAATGTCATTACGTCCTATAGCCCAATGTCGATAAAAGTATCCGCTGATCTGCAGTAAATTCATTTTACAAATGGCACACTAATCGAGATTGCAAAGAAAATTTACATAAAACGATGATGATATTAATGTTTTCCCAATTCctgaataattaattacatcgtAACGTGACTTACCAACCTTTGATATTGTCGTCCGAACTTCGTTAAtgttggttttgtttttatattcaccACAATCTCCGGGAAAGCTGCACTGTAGTTCATTTGTGTGCTACATTGATCTATTCCTCTAGATAGTGTTCTAGGACCAGGGTCCTCAAGATCATCTATTCCGTAATATCTTTCAAGTTTCGATAATAATTACGGAACGTCAGTTTCAAGTCTTCGGCATCGATGTAGTCTACCGGACAGTTGATTTACATCATCGCTGTCACTCTATAATGTTCCAATCAGAGATGTTAATTGTTACagtttttaacattatttagcTCTTTTACGACAGTTGTTCTCTGACTTATTTTGGTCACTACAATACGTGTTTAGTGTTCACGAAGTCCACCAGTGTTGGGACGACCACCATAGATACATTTCCAACGGCTGTTCCTCGGTTGTTTACTCAAGTCTCTCCGGTCGTCGTCCAAGGACTAGCTCCTCTCCTATAGTTCATTTACTGGAGAGGAACTAGAAGTTATTCATCCTGTGACCATATATGTCTACCACAACAAACATGCCGTACCTGATTTCGCGGAACACTATCCTAATCATTTTGATTTCCTTGATGATAATTCCTTGTCATACTGTGGACACGAACGAGGGTAGTGTTTTGCAATCAGACGAACATGACAAAAGCCGAGACTTTAACGGAATCAGCAGCTTTGTTGAAGATGGGGTCGACAAGGAAAAGATGGAAATGCGTAAGAAACGACAAATACTGGATAAATGCATTGATAGTACGTGTTTTGCtctatttcttatttttcatcttttgttCGTCAAAAATGAACCAGGTTCAGATACAGATATTTAAAAGTTTACACAGATGTAATggtataatgtatttataatttgttttcaatctaAGAACATACATCTTGATGCCTATGTATTAATTCGTCacaacatacaaaaataaaaacaaaagtttgtTTTACAGCTTTAAGTTTTGAAGCTGCAATCATTGTTTGAATCTTTCTTAAGAGTTTCAATTGGAACAAAAACTTatcaacttatatataatttctaCTTTTGTTAACCACTGGCATTTTGCATTAGCTAGTGAACAGGAGACTGGAATCACCACTTGCCCTCTCGGTACGTCTCTATACCCCGATAGGTTCGATTGTTGCATCGACTGCCCTAGAAATGGAACAGGATCCGACTGTGGTAGGTGTTAACTTTATATCTGATGACatttgtacgtacatgtatatgccgCTGAATCCATTGAGCGACAtagtataaatatttcaacttGATATGGGGCAAAGAAGTAGGTACATCAGTTTGGACAAAATAATGTCAATTTTTCGTGGATATCTGCCCTTTtgttattacataaaaataacgACGTTCATGCACATTTAACCATTATTTTATGTTAGTGTAATCACTggtttaaaatcatttaaagaaataattgaGATTGCCAAGAATTATACTGCCAAAAGCTATTTATTTGGTTAGATGCTGGTTTAAATTGTGACCCTCAACTCCATTTCTCGTGGTATACTAACGTGTTTTGCAGGTGTTTCAAGCAATATAATTGTCAAAGTGAACATAGCGAAACACAAAAGAATTTTCTTTCATTGGACTGATATGGAAAATTAGACATTTGTTCTGTTATTGCTAGTGTTCTTTAGCATTCTTTGTCTAACAGTCTATCATACCTTTGATATCGTTGTATAATATGACGTCTTTCACGATCCCAGCTAGGCCCTGCCTGTGAGAATGTTCtaaaattcaattcaaaattgAGATTCTAGTATCAAACTGACTTCATACAGAAACACTTTGAGGACATAATTCGATGTAActtgatataaaattattatgatAATGGATATGTTATGTTGTATATTAATAGTATGACGCATCATATTGCAGTTATACGTTATACACACACCATTGTCGAGAAAATTCCTATATTAATAAACTAatacattgataaaaaaaacacaaaaagaacaaataaaatcacATGTTAAGGACTATCATAAATgttcacaaaaacataaatcataaacagatatgtaacatatatatataacctataGAGACAATTGCGATGCGTATTATCCGGGTTATCTCCTCGTCCAATCGCTATAATCAACTGCGATCGCCGAAGGCATGTGTGGTATTTCACTTAATGCTTTATTGTCAAATAAGACATTAATGATATGGATATATgcatcttttctttctttttgatgttgatatgcaaatatatctacgaataaaaatatcaacagcATTATTCATTCGtatttgttttagatttgtTTCTGTTTTGGTTCTGTCTCCTTGTGATATGTGCCGGAAGGGTATCTTTTTTTTGCAGATTGATCGAGGGCATACGGCAAACTAGTATATATTTAGGTCAAGTTACACAGCAACACATGGATAATGTGTGTCTGAAGAATCGCCGAAGATCTCATATATGCATTAGCCTCTTAGTAAATGATTATtacaacaaattttaatttgcatggaatgttacatatattattacattACAAAGTGGTGATTTTGGGGGGGCTCGTGGGTCATAATTATAAGTTTGTACTgtcaatttaattatttgaatttgaatccaTGTGGTGCAGGTGTCGTGTCAAAATCGTTCTGCGATGGATTGTTTTCGGGCACTATTCTCCACCGCACAAATCGGATACATCTTTATTGATACTACTCAGTACAATATGATAGgacattgaaaaataaattctaaCGTCCAGCCTGCTTGGTCCTATAACGCAaatgatacaaacaaacaaaatttcagtTTTATCATTTGGTACTATTATGCCATTGTAGTGAAGCAAACTTTTCAGTGAAATCCTAATCACCGTTTAAAATACATGTGTTTCGTTTCTTTCAGAGCTGAGCAGTTGCAACGTGGTACTTACCTGCTCTTCTGCTTTCTATGGAGCGCCTAGCTCTTTAGAACTTGGCAAAAGTAAGATTAGATTTCTCTCCGAGGACGTATTCCATGGCCTGAGTGGGATCATGTCCCTCAACCTTTACGAAAATACCATAACCGCTCTGCCGGAATACGTGTTTAGGGACCTGTATCAACTTCGGCTACTTGATCTAGGGACCAACAACATAACAGACCTACCTCCTAAGGTTTTCAAGGGACTTGGATATCTCGGATATCTCGACTTGTCTAAGAACAACATCGCCAGTCTACATAGCACTATATTCTATGACCTTGTCGAACTCAGGACTCTTTTCCTGCAACACAATAAATTAGCCGTAATCCAGCATAATGTTTTCAGTCGGCTATCGAAACTTACAGAGCTGCATCTTCAAAATAATGTAATCATGGTTCTGCATGAAAGTACCTTCATATGTATGGCCATAGATTTAGATGGACAATCACAGGGAACACTGACAAATGAAACTCTTCTACAAACCACCATGATTTTGCAAAACCTTCAACAACTAGACTTATCACACAACCAACTGAAACATTTACCAAAGTTACCAAGTAGTTTGACTGATTTGAGTATTGTGGGTAACAAAATAGAGGTGCAAGAGAAAATGTTTGAAAACTTGAATAGTCTGGGTACGTTGCATACCGATACACCTTTCATGTGTTGTGTTAAACCGGCATCAGTGGATGATGGTAACTGCTTTGAGACCAATCTTCCTTTATGGGAGTGCACTTTCAAGCCTGAGAAATGTAAGCCTAAGGGCGATCCATTATCCTCCTGTTCTGCCTTGGTTAGATCATCTGTACTGAGAGTGTGTCTTTGGATAATCGGAATGTGCGCTTTGATTGGAAACTTATTCGTGATCATTTACAGACTGTTCCTCGACAGAGACACTCTGACAAAGAATTATTCCCTCTTCACGCTGAATTTGGCATTATCTGACTTACTGATGGGCATCTACTTATTAATAATAGGAATCTTTGATGCATATTACAATGGTGTCTACGCCTGGAATGACCATATATGGAGAACCAGTATCCTGTGCGCCACGGCGGGTGTTCTGGCCAGTGTGTCCAGCGAGATGTCGACCTTTGTTATCCTCATGGTGACATTGGACAGACTCATTGTCATCATGTTTCCCCTGTCGCGTCTCTCCAAGTTCAACATCACGTGGAAACATGCTTTGGTCGTCTCGCTGTCTCTGTGGGTTGTTGCTATCACGCTGGCCGTCATCCCGGTGTTTGCTGTGCAGTCATATTTCAAAGGAAAATTCTACTCCCAGTCCGGAGTGTGTCTTGCCCTGCCTCTTACGGCTGATGAGATACCAGGAACGGGATACTCTTTCGCCATATTTGTTTGCCTCAACAGTATATTCTTTGCAGTTGTGTTTGCCGGTCAGATTTGCATTTTCGTCAGCTTGAAGAGAAGTGGGCGTCGCATGGCCTCCACTCAAAATCGCCAGCGTGAGATGACGGTAGCAGTAACGCTGTTCTTTGTCGTTATGTCTGATTTTTGTTGTTGGTTTCCCATTGGTATTATGGGTATGTTAAAACTTGGTCTTCctctttgtttttattaaacaCTTATACGACAAAAATGAATGatataatacattattataaatTACGACTATTCTAGAATGAATACAAAAGATTATTAACAAggaataatataaacataactgTATGGTAGTGTTTTTGTCAACGCGTTAACTTAACATCAGTATTTGATCAATAATTCCTTAGTTTACTTTTGGAatttattttacacatttaacatacaattgtacattGTTTATCTTTGTGTGCTCGTTAATTGATATTTCCTTCCAATTAATGTTTTTGCtcttataaatacaaaattgtattCATCAATCAGTTAATTGTTTACGATGTTGTGTTCTAGGTGTGTTATCGAGGTGTGGAATTCGGATCCCTAGTGACGTATACGCCTGGGTGATGGTGTTTGTACTGCCTATCAATGCCGCTATAAACCCACTTCTGTACACCGGCACGGCGGTCTGGAGGATAAGACGAAAGGTCAGTACAACCAGAGCGTGTTCAGGATGGCGAGCGCTCGCAAACGTAAACGGGCGCTCGCTTCTGAACGGACATGAACGGAACCCTGTTTAGGGATTTTTAAACCATATTTATTCATTCTGATAATAGTTTCAGAGCAAGTGCACGAGAGACCACACTATCCAATGCGTGTCCGTGCACCCGCTGCCGTTCAGGACATTTCTTGTCGCTCGAGCGCTCGCCATCCGGAACACGCCTCAggttaccgtattcgacccaataagcactcagtaaagttaaaaattgcaaaaaattagGGGACGCTAAATGGACCAAAGTTGGGCTAACACTTATTATTGCATTATTGCAAATTTGTCAGAACATAGCCATGAATCAACTAACAAAGAAATCAAATTGAGAAATCTTCACATAAATCAATCTGAGAAACATTAAGGCTTAAAAAAGGGGAGGGACGCTTACATGGACGGGTGCTTAAAGGGATGTCGCGCTTACAGTGACGGGGCGCTTACACTGACGAGGACTTATAGGGACGGGGCGCTTACAAAGGTGGGGCGTTTTCAGGGACGGGACGCTTACATTAActgggcgcttatagggacggAGCGCTTACAGGGACGGGACGCTTACAGGGacgggcgcttatagggacggGCGCTTACAGGGACGGGACGCTTATAGATACGGGCGCTTAAAGGGACGGGAAGCTTATAGGGACAGGACGCTTACAGGGACGGGACGCTTATAGGAACGGACACTTATAAGGACGGCGCTTACAGGGACGGGCGCTTGTGAGGACGGGACGCTTATAGGGACGGGCGCTTACAGGAACGGGACGTTTACATGGACGGGACGCTTATAGAGACGGGCGCTTACAGGAACGGGACCTTTACAGGGACGGGCGCTTACAGAGACGAATACGGTACTCATTGACATTTGTATCCTACATTTTACCTTTTACAGATACCTTTCCTAGAATTATTTCCAGTATAGTTCTTATTCtattttaaaaagaattattgtggttttcaattaaatttgttTGGCTGAAAGATACAATTATGTCGTTTGCAATGAAGGAATACACTAAAaggtaatgttatacaatgtatacatctAATTTTTCAGATTAAAGGAAATTGTTATAATATCTCCTAGAACTTCGTGTCGAACTATTAAACTATAGCAAAATAACTGTGTGAAATATTATGTGCTTTTTAGTGAGCCCTTCAATTTTAACTTTTCAAGAAACGGAAATTGTATTAATTAAGGTAAGACCTCTTATTTCTTGATACAATTTTTTGGTTTCTTTAAGATGCCTGCATCGACAAGATAAACTGTAGAAATGAGGACGACGACCACGAAGCAGACAACCTAACAATCATGGCGGCCTAGCATCAGCTGAAGATCTCGTTTGGTTGATTCAACACATTTTCTAATCTTTATTATGATGGTGTTTAAATCAGCGGGATTTTTTAAGCATATACTTGTAATGACAGTCAATGTCCTATTTTAGatgtgtgcagtgttgaatgaattttttgtcaaattttgttattttgtgtcAATGACGCCACCACAACAGAGAGTCCAAAGGTTACCAATTGGACTGATTTGGTTGTGCTTCAACCTCTTATAAGAAGATACTAATACTTGTGGATTAGTTGGGTTTGTATGACAGAAAAAAAGTCATAGTTTTCAGAGCAAAATATGCGCCCTACGGTAAGTATCAGGCAGAAAACTTTAATCCCGAATACAGAAGAAAAAGTCGTAAaggaaataaatatggaatgttttgtacatattatttaaacatttgaattcaTTGTGCTCTGCATGTTATTCATTAAAGTATATCTAAATCCGCATAAACCAGTATGTTGTTCATAAACCGATGTCATTAAAAACAACGAACGTGACTTTAAGTTAACACCAGCCACCGTGCATATTGAGTAGTTTCAGGTATCGCTACGTCATATGTTTTAGGGAAAAAACGCCGAAATGCTCAATTCATTATGAAAGATAACATCCATTATTGCGACATTTCCCTTGATATAGCATAGCTTGtatgatatgtatttatatcactgaaaaTAGAAACGCATGCCAACATAGGGCGTATATAGATTTTGTCTGCTGCCCAATCCATTTTCAATCTTTTTGGAAAAATCCATCAAGCATTAAACAGGCATACAAGATGTTATTAAATAACTTTATATACCAAAGTTCCAAAATAAAATGCATGTGAGAGGATAAGAACGGGAAAACAATCACCAGACATATGTCACTCTATACAGGGAGTTACTTATCTATTAGGTTCCGccagtcatttaaggacttaAATTACACGTGGTGATTCTGTAGTACTAGGGCcgacattttaataaaattaatggCCCATTTTCATTTATCCTCTCTACAACAAGTCGTTAAAGGCTTCATATAGATCTCTCATTTATTAACTATATGAAATCcaggagttgaattaatctgtTCGTCATTGgtaaatattgtaatatcaTACCGATTTAACTGAAATGTTCACACATCTGTGAACCTTTAAATCACCTAAATCAAGATGTGTGCGTGACGTGACATGGTGATTTAGACTTTATCTACATTGGTTATGTAAACATTCTCAAGTTAAACGATATTTGATACTTCACAGCACCAAACTAACGTAGAATCACTTCtctatttgatatttgattacACGGTTGATCTCAAGGTGTTCTCATCTTGGATGTTACATTTTACACTTGACAAATCACATGATCTCATACAAGTAACGCTGAATCTAAAATGAAAGGTATACATGTGAAAGGTAAGAATGTTTGGCTGTGAAACACATTAAGTTTGAAgtcttaaaaataataaaataataataacagacTGGTATCATTTTTTAAATGCTATTTAATATGGCTTATGTCGTAATTGAAATGTCTAATTCTATACAAGACAACTGTTTAAAGTTACCCCCCATTAGTCTACATCCTATTATTAAGAGTGATACCACCTTCttattcattgttttattatttgccACACACCTGTAAATAGTCCGTCCTTACTAAATCTAAAACAAATCTCCTTAAAATATTATCAAGGTTTGCCAAGTTAGTTTTACGAGATGTATGAGAAATCATCTATGGTAAAGTTgttaaaatgcaatatatacaCAAGTATACCTTGATCGTCTGTTGATAAACTGGGGCCTGGTGCTTTGGATCTAATCTCGAACACATGATGGCCATGttataatcaataaatattcATCTACGTGCTAACTTCGTCACATTTGGTTGGtaaatattctgtcattacCGACGGAAGGGACCTTCGGGATTAGTAAACAAAAACTCAtcattaattaatgttttaattgtatacaacataattttcatctgactagttattgATGGATCACGCTTCATTATCAAGACTTGTATTTAAATTTACAattaacaataacaataaaagaGTCAATATTACATGGGACCGTGatacaacacaaacacatgTCACAGGATTGTCTCCCttcttaaatttaaaaaaaagtagtctTTTTACACCTTGAACTgcttttaataaataaataaatgaaactaTATGTGTTAAGTTATTTAACCATTAAAATTCTGATGTTCTCATTCGACCTCGTCCAATTTGACtttgattcttttttttttcgtttaaaAGTATAGATTAGTATTAGAAGACAAGAAATTAATTGTCAttcatgttaaaaaataaataatttgtataCAATAATTTAATGTGTCAAGGATTTAGAATAAGATGAAGATCAAATTTGTCCATGAAATGAGAAAAAATTCTGTAGctcaataaattttaaatgaacATATAGATTGTCACTTTCATTGTGAAATAGAAGTATTGCTCGGTCAAAATTTTCAAGAATCATAACAAAACGATACACTCACATAGCAATGGAATTAGTTTCAAATTCTAGTATTTTGACATGTCCACTGTGGTATCCGACCCACAGGAAGTTATTGATATCCAGAGTCAGTGCAGAAGGGAGGTCATTTTCGGGACAGATTGCTTTCAACATGATCCCGTTCGGATCAAGAGTCAGAATACACTTACTGGCAGCGTCACAGAGGAggatgttgtttttgttgtcaaAGCAAACGTCGTTCGGAAGTACCGAGAATTTTGGTAGCGCAACTTTAGTCATACCTCGTTCTCGGATGTCCTCTGGATAGAAAGTAGAGCTATTGAAGATGAACTTGAGATTGAGGTTCTTGTCCATCACAACCAAGGAATATGGGTCGGCATTGAGAACAGCTATGTCGTCATTTTTTCTATTGGATCGAACTCGGAAGGGATGAGTTATGAATTCCGCTTCAGACTTTGCATCCGTGCT from Argopecten irradians isolate NY chromosome 5, Ai_NY, whole genome shotgun sequence includes:
- the LOC138324347 gene encoding G-protein coupled receptor GRL101-like — translated: MPYLISRNTILIILISLMIIPCHTVDTNEGSVLQSDEHDKSRDFNGISSFVEDGVDKEKMEMRKKRQILDKCIDTSEQETGITTCPLGTSLYPDRFDCCIDCPRNGTGSDCELSSCNVVLTCSSAFYGAPSSLELGKSKIRFLSEDVFHGLSGIMSLNLYENTITALPEYVFRDLYQLRLLDLGTNNITDLPPKVFKGLGYLGYLDLSKNNIASLHSTIFYDLVELRTLFLQHNKLAVIQHNVFSRLSKLTELHLQNNVIMVLHESTFICMAIDLDGQSQGTLTNETLLQTTMILQNLQQLDLSHNQLKHLPKLPSSLTDLSIVGNKIEVQEKMFENLNSLGTLHTDTPFMCCVKPASVDDGNCFETNLPLWECTFKPEKCKPKGDPLSSCSALVRSSVLRVCLWIIGMCALIGNLFVIIYRLFLDRDTLTKNYSLFTLNLALSDLLMGIYLLIIGIFDAYYNGVYAWNDHIWRTSILCATAGVLASVSSEMSTFVILMVTLDRLIVIMFPLSRLSKFNITWKHALVVSLSLWVVAITLAVIPVFAVQSYFKGKFYSQSGVCLALPLTADEIPGTGYSFAIFVCLNSIFFAVVFAGQICIFVSLKRSGRRMASTQNRQREMTVAVTLFFVVMSDFCCWFPIGIMGVLSRCGIRIPSDVYAWVMVFVLPINAAINPLLYTGTAVWRIRRKFQSKCTRDHTIQCVSVHPLPFRTFLVARALAIRNTPQVTVFDPISTQ